In Papaver somniferum cultivar HN1 chromosome 9, ASM357369v1, whole genome shotgun sequence, the genomic stretch ttgagtcctagctaatataaatatgggtataaaatgtagcactttcgtgcttatcataaATTTGCCTCAATATGGACAAGTTATTCTTATCATCCTCTTCTAAGGATGTCACTTAgtttacacgctttcatcgacctTACAGTTTCCAATTGTtgtggtttcaacccacaaaTGACAGCGTGTCTAATAAGAGATTCCGAatcatcatgattatgacaaccattcatcactttaTACATCACCATTGGGTATATTGAATATAATCTTGAACGGGCATCCAAACTTCTTTAATTTAGTCATGTATTTCCTATAGTCGTCTTCTTCGTGTACGCCCTGTCCTTTGCCTTGTGACTTTCCtgctttccacctctctcacaaacaagttctatACGATCACGACTTGAATGACGACCTATAACTAATGCACATTTGATCTTGATGCCCTTGTCCACaaaccattgctttgcatcgTTCCTATCTTCCCATGCCAAATCGGTGTAATAGTGAAAAGAGGTACTAGGACCCAGCATAGATACGTGTTCGGGTTAATCTTAGTCGAACACTTCAACAATCTAAAAAATATATCAACAAGTTTCGGATTCAGAATCAGTTTATGTGGCACAGTCGAGTGAACCGATTGCAGGGAATCAGTTTATATGTACAATTATAAAAACTGATTAAGGACTTGAGGATTTAAGAGAGAAAATCCAATAGTTCACAATCGGTTCACGTTGCGCAACATGTAATCCGATTTATGTCTTCATTTTACTGAAAAATTTCGTcttcagaatcggattacatatatatgtaaataaCCCGATTGtgaaatttgtgtattttacgtGAATATCGAAGTGAAGGAATCAGAATATGAACATCACCAacaaaacccaattttttccaccTACCAATCGCGTAAAAATTTACTACAATCGGTTTGTATGGTGATAAACAATGACCGACTGTAGTTCCTAATTTGGGGATTtccccagaatcggtttatgtggtgctatcgaataaaccgattttgggttaaagttttcaatttttttcctttttgggtgATTATAACATGCAAATCGTGTTTGTAGATCATCAGAACGCATACCTGCCCATTGGAAGCATTATAACCTTCTTCTTCCCGTTAATATTATTCTTGTGCTACCCTAATATCCTCGAGCATGCTTTGGTTGAAATGTTTTTCTTCATTGAACAAATAATCCAAATCAATAGGATCGAAATCAAGATTATCCGATacacccacttcttcatcactactagagtcttcatcgtCTCTATAGAGTTTCATTTTTCCTAAGaaaaacacaaaccctaatttttttcctttttcctctACTTCTGCTTCTTCTCCAAACCTTAGAATAGGAAATGAATCTCTACTCTAatcctaacactataatcaaactcaaataCTAATTAAtttaagggatattttgacttaGGGTCCCAAAAAAATGACCAGTGTTGCGTTTGGGTCCTAGAAAATttcaaattagagtttgggtcccaaGACCAAAGTTGACAGTTAGAAAAACTTGATTCCGTTAACACGTGGTTATTAAAATCTATCAAAAGTTTAAATCACCTCATTCTTCATCGTCAttatgttcatgaaaatgaaaccAAGTCTATAAATTTCCAAGTACAAAATAATCTCAAGACCCACTTGGAAATGTTTGACTTTTGGTGAAATTTGTGATGCAACTAACAAGTTAGTGTGAGTGAATCAAGTGATAATTGTTACAATATTAGCAAAATCCTCGACTGATGTTTTTCTCGTTTGAATCGACAAGTTTTATTTGCGCTCATAATCATTAATAAAGGATGGGATTAATCCAAATATCTAGTCACCAACTAATGTAGTGCGAAGTTGAGAACAATTCAAGTGGATTACATGCATGGTAGTGGTAGAACTTGTGATGTTcttctcttgttgtttttttctcGAACACCTTGTATGAGTCTTCTGTTGTATGAAGATATTTTTGGGTGTGTGTCTAGCCCCTTTTATAGCTCGTTCTTCCCTGCAAATTCAAAAACTGAACATACCCAAAGTCTCGAACTCGATTTCATCCTTTGATCACAGATTTGTACGACATCAGTTCACTCTTCTTCTCTATTATCTCGGCAGCATACACAACCCAAAGTCTCGAACTCTTTATTTTTCTGAAGTTCTTTCAATTAACTCTTATTAGCTTCTTGTAAGCACTATTGTCATCATTGCATTCTTCAAAAAAGCTCATCAGTCACCATGGTTTCTGACGAACAAGAATGATGATGAAAAAGAAGGTGTTTTAATAGATTTTGAACACCACGCGCTGCTTAAGTGTTAACGGAATCAAATTTTCCTAACTGTCAAGACTGTCAACTTTAGTCCTGGGACCTAAACTCTAATTCGAAACTTTCTAGTACCCAAACGCAATACTGGTCACTTTTTTGGGACCCAAAATCAAGATAGCCCTTAATTTAACTAatattaacttaattaatcatcactaatgaaTAAGGGCGTATTAGCCATTAACATAAATAGGCAGACAAGGGGTTTCTAGATATTACTTCTTAATGACATTTTTTGTCTTTTAGTAACAGGCCCCAACTAAACACACTAGGCCCCAAACTAGAAAGGCAAAAAAAtgcgttttttttttaatgggaaagttaacatatattaacTAGCAAATATAGTACAATAGGTTTACaatttcaattttatcaaaaacattgtaTTAATTTTTAGATTTCTGAACTTTTTGTTGAATTGAGTAGACATATGCTGAAGGTTTTTTTATTCTTGCTTCCTTAGCAATGTAGTCTGATGTTGAACTATACTTCCTATTTATATATTTCACACGTGCTTGAGGTAAATCTATCAAAATTATCTTAGTTTTCTTCAAAGTATTTTCTGTTGTCCAAGGAATTTATGTGCTTGCCTTGTTGATGTTGTCTGTTAGGGCTTTGCAATCAGTGACTATTGGAACGCTTGACAAAATATTCTCTTTTAACCATGTAACAGCCTTTAAAAAGGATTTTGTTTCCGCATGAAAAGACAAAGACGCCCACCTCTGATCCCGCTGATATGTGCATGAAACTCTCATAGTCCGCTGAGTAAAGAATAAAGGTGTAACCCATCGAAAGATCTTCTTTCTTAAAGGAAGCGTCAATAAAGATTATCCAATCAGTGTTTATGTCGGACCAGTTGTAACTGACTGAAGTCAccttaacaaaaacaaaaaggctTTCATTGTTTTCTAATTctaaccctttaacaaaaatataaaaatttaaaaattataatAATGAACTAAAAAAGTGTTTCTCTTTGAGGGAAAAACAGAGAGAATATCAAGAATATGAGAAACGGAAAGAGAGATTCTATTGATGGGCATCAGCCATATTACATAGCAGAGTATGCTTTATATACAACCATGCGAAAACCTTAACTATCTAGTTGGGCCCGCACATATATGGGCGataggccctacaacactcccccttgtgcggtacAATAGAGCTTCATAcgcagtgcttcacatatagtgcttcgaatgtaattcttcaaatgtcgtcctctccttgatgacttgtgccgaaatcaattgcctcattaaaaatttgacaaggaaaaaacccagtgggataaaaccttggtacaactcttcacatgttatctcttactttacatgtagttcatcacatgcaatacgatcttcacaaatcgatgagtctaagttaattgcctcgttaaaacttcgtcagggaaacccaaagggacaaaacctgaactaaagaaaaaagaATACAATATTATGTAAATGTATAACATAGTTAGACTTGaacatgttgcctcattaaaaccttgacaaaaaaacccagtgggataaaaccttgacgaagggaaaagagtacaaccagacagatgcaagtaaaggtgatccattgcagatgatcactttgcttcgttgaagttgactagttgtttCACAATttctaaggcagaaaatcctcgtgggaaagacaatagtctTAGCTGGGAAATTGCATTCCCGGTGtttattgttgtctcattaaaaaccttgccgagtaacaaaaccctgtaggaaaaagtaacctcggtgaataAAAATAGTttaacacaccattagatgccccCCTGttgtcagaaaattttcattagtctaatgtagtcaaaaggagtttatcacactttactttggtgacttgaaatgtttataagaccatgttgttgattctggaagttatgttgcttaacatactatcacgtttcatttctttgattcagatatttttagtaatatccacgcgatctttatgtattcaacgttcaacatacttgatgtttttagtgttgtctcactaaaaaccttgtcgagtaacaaaaccctttaggaaaaactattctcgatcgaagggaaaaagagtacaacataacttcaatttcgaagtaaaatatgtcaacatcatatccttggatcctccccctgatgtcggcatctccccttgattactttcagagatattccagacagttcctttagtcatgtacttttcgaaactgaatatcagtaatgacttagaaaatagtctaccatatcttcccctgattactttcgttggagaagagattattgttctttcataatcaataacctttggattgcattttcgttagcattcctttttatgtctttgcagggagaATACaagtttatgtcaatggttacctttaagtacatgattacattcactataccattccaatgacgttgcgttggcgctgagctatatctagataacaagttcactgaggatgtaacatttggtcgagtataTTATGCCAAGTACAATAATgtgtctattatacttagataaggaaagttcatcttccgacacaacttcgtcatcttcctttagacgaattggtcatttatgtacatttgaaactcgactaatcatgagagtgctagcaggatgcatatccttgttaaattgcctgacaatagaatatgcaaactggtggaataatataccacaagatcGGTCTTCTAGTACAGAACATAtataagatcgagatttcccaggattttcatctcaaattcagattttaaataacttgtaagatctcttattccactaagagtacttatcatgtacATATTGTCAACACAGatagctataattctgaatccggaacttatttaatacgcatggcacaaaaaaccttacttgtttatcccttcccaatcagaTAGTCACTtaaacgggtataccacatccgcctaattgtttaaatcaataagtgagtgttccagtgtaactgaaaacacactccgtggtttagagtcattcgacttgggaagcaaaaggaCATCATTCGCTTTtgcaaatatcttctatctcttgattctttcagagatacgtaacaaccacatatgctgcatttcaactccttttgaaattaccaagctaactgagTAGCGGAACGCTAtgaagttcattacaagagaacaattacagggctttgtgagaaacctcgtgccacaaggcgagtctttatcctttaagacttctttcttctcattatgttttgtgacaaattaatcatgtatgtacaATAGGATTTATACTTAGTTCGTTAGCATTACCaaaccaaatacctgtatatttgtcaaagaaccaagttctacctgaattgtataggccaaatatgctatttatttgaaattaatcaaaataaagcatggttcgatctcattgtgctctacttctggagcaactgtttatggattatatcatcattatGCACGCATGAtacttccattgactcatgtgcattctcataatccgttagGATTTCATTTTTCTCTAGAATcgtttaaaacttcggagcgtcctccaatttgattcatggacatattcagagacaatcttatgagatggtttctgatgatataaataagttgtgccttactcacctacttcctttctaggtgaggattgatcgaaccaagtggtctctccatcttcctttatggagccacgacctcaactacacttccaccaagtgtagttgcaacaccttagtctatggtgtaccccaaaccgaggatttctaaccttgcaggaatattttcagctggtatgtgtgatcttgtcactttatcgacatcagtgtacattctgaaaatcgaatattctttatcacttcacatttacatttgtggagtacaagaatcaatatgagacacagtgggaacacaccacgaaaattcctgtcgttcccttagaaaatactttttcttatctccccctaacgacgggaagactgtctcattaaagtgataactcgcaaatttagcggtaagagatctcaaAATGCagataattgttgagagtaaatatccaacaaaattacttaatcattttcgtgacccatcatagtacaatGTGGACttgtaatggcacatatatagtgcaaccaaaaatgcataagaacacaaatgtcaggcttaaattcagttaccaactggtatgcagaaaaggttgactaatattgggttctaaaacgaattaagtaaagatgcgcgtaatattgcatatctcCAAAGCAataaaggtaggttggtacgcataacctattccttagacaccatctgtaacctttgatggtagcttcTCCGAGACCACtaggtataagatgctctatatttatcctattaaacatgcaatattcatcaaatccttttgatgtaaattctctagcattaacaagggtggttagcctttgcactttgcattgtgtaatatgtgctaggagttttcaaatgcgaatttcttgggaactataactagtccaaaatgtcaaaacattcaccagatccatcagtcactttaatggtccgcattctgcatgaatatttttctaaatttcaccttgttttctttgtaatatgggaattttaccatttgcatcttaggatggtctcggtcctgttttactgaagactttgtaataTGCTTTCTtgcctaaaagcataatgggggGGTTGTTCATCTAgtaatttagaaaacacttattgagagatatgtcgtcactttgcattctgtcaatctttttctcattttcgttcactcaaataaagtgatatttatatgagttctttcaaaacaatcatcatgtcacaaccaatgtttctttatggttattcccaaagcctgtatgagtcagtttccaacatttcatcgtcggagtcaatatggattcaataatccaaatattatagtgaattacattgcactagattgactcattagtttctctaaaatatatttccttccaaatatattagacactataaaagatgcaatcagttacattctcatcattttgatgttccatatgatatccatttgcacgaGCTACTtggaaatttaacaaggtgtgattatctcttggtacgTCTATAGATTttgcgacgtctttgttctatcttgaaaaaaatAAGTGAGCAATGTTGCGCTCAGTAAGATAGAgaattggccaggcaaagttcttgtttccattaaagttgatgtgaaaattggttgctactatgttaCACATATTACATTGTGTATACCAACACCTATAACCAGGTGCATTTCctactctttcatttatgatgaagctagaattacatcttagcttcatcccatattcagttgatacctgtactttggtgtcattactaatgggaaaaaatacatctttgtctcatgatatatatgtcccttttcacatgctttatatgagtcattacgtctaacccttattacttcgaggttctttccattttcaatttttctgcatttagcttaatttgagaaattttgttatctcaataggccaagagaatctcactacacatgtcaacaaATTACTTTAGGTTGAGTAATTTTACAAtatttcaacatatactggttcgtcagtatcatggatgaagtagagaaattgaaatttttctgactcatatcatctttgtgagttcttccacaaaatttggaatacatgtgatttgatttgcaacgtatcttttgaaaataccgacTCTTAATAGTCGAGCCAGTGGATTGCAGCCCACGgaacatttcaaatttgggaagaaaatgtcaagtacacaataatggtgctcaagtacttctaaaccccaaataaatacattggaattgaatatcatattcaagagaacaaatagcattaagaccaaaattcttaatgattgagatcaataaaaataatttaaattgaccggTTATATGTTGTTGACTTattttaagacaaaaataaacaaaactaggcatATTCTAAAAACAGATAGAAGGCCTAGCAAGTCATGTTAAAAAACCACGTTTTAGTTACATACCTCGGGCTTTGATTCCGCTATATTATACAGAACCGGAACGGTCTTGGCTGTGCATATCCCAGAACCGAGCTGCAGCTGGACAGGACAGCACAGGAACAGACTGAGTTGGTGCTGGTTGGACGGACCGAGCTGAGCCTTGTTGGAACGGATCGAGTTGGGCCTGGTTGGAACAGAGCGAGTTGGATCGCTGCCTTTCTGACCTAGTGTCGTCTTCCCCGCACAGCGGACGAGAATGGGAAAATATGGGGCAATCAGCCGCCCCAAGGggaaaaaaagaaacagaaaacacAACACAGATTAGAATCATCGATCTTCACACCCAAACATTTTATTTATACTTATCATGtgaatatattattattatataataaaattCAAACCAATTGATGATTACATAAACAAACACATGATAGAATTCAGATCAGTTGATAATCGCATACACAAACTTATGCATATTATTATATATAGAACTCAAAATCAACTGACAATCGCCCAAACATATTCTGACCCCATGAACAAGTGTACGCATATATATTAATATAAAATTCAAAACAAGGATGCATAGACATAAATTGTGCAGATCGAGATAATTTCCGCCATGGATTCAACCAATTGATTATGAGATGCGTAGATATAGAGCAGATCTTGAACATACGTTAAATTAATTTGCACCACGAATTTAATATTGGATATGCCAAAATCAAAATCAGGaaaaggaaaatatatatatatatatatatatatattccataTTAGCTTGACGTTAATCCgtgtagaaaataaaaataaaaatcaatcaatCCGAAATAGCTTCATGGTATAgcatcgtgcatgataacgtcttTGAGGAAAAACAGAGAGAATATCAAGAATATGAGAAACGGCAAGAGAGATTCTATTGATGGGCATCAGCCATATTACATAGCAGAGTATATGCTTTATATACAACCATGGGAAAACCCTAACTACCTAATTGGGTCCGCACATCTATGGACCATAGGCCCTACAACAGTTTCTTTTATTCTGTATAAACTTCAAATTAGTAGTTCTTTTTCAGTTTCACACAATTTTTTCGGAAACagaaaaatatatttccttccataAAAACTGAGGAATGTTTTACAGTAATCGTAGTAAATACATGGTACATTCGTACAAATACAGTACATCATTTATATCGTACGACAAACCTTCTCaaccatttttgtttttcttctgtgGTTGACTCATTCCGTTGTACAAACCTTCCTCCTGCCATGTATCATACGTGGGAACAAAGAATTAACTTTCACGGACAGAGCAAGTGATTTTCCACCTCCCCTTCTTTATAATCCGAACATCTCTCCTCCTTTCTCCCTTCtcaaaatcaataaaaacaatttgaacaacaaaagaacaaatagtgttaaaaaaaaaaaatcaactatcaTCGTGgcttgttgatgatggtggttgAGGTTCGGGGGGTTCAGATTGCTTTTGAGCCTGCAGCTGTTGTTTCTGATGTTCAATAAACCTGTTCATGCGTTCAAGAAGCTGCCCAGCTTTTCGTTTCCCTCTATCGGTTCCATTTTGCACAAGGTCCAACAAGGGCTCCATAATCCCCAGCTCCTGCGTTTCTGCTAGGTACTTTTGCTGGTCCCCGGAGGACAAATGGACAAGCACTGCAGCAGCGTTCTCTTTATTTCTAGGGGACCCATTCCTAATAACATCTACCAAAACTGGAACAGCTTCGGCAGCTCCAATTGCTGCTTTCCCCTCGGAGTGGCTTGATAGTATTGCAAGTATGGCTAATGCCTCATCCACCATAACTCCCTCTGGTTCTGTCAACAATTTCATCAATGTAGGAACTAATCCTGCTCTAACTGCTCTTCCTTTGTTTCCTTGgtaaatgcaaagattgaagagTGCAGTTGCAGCATCCTTCTTCCCTCGCTGGCTACCTTCACTTAGTAATATGACAAGTGCTGGAATTGCCCCAGATCCACCAATTGTTACCTTATTATCATCCACCACAGACAAGCTGAAAAGTGTGGCAGCTGCATTTTCACGTGCCTCCATGCTGCCCCTTTTAAGAACATGAACTATACCAGGAAGAGCCCCGGATGTTACAATGCTCCCTTTGTTCTCCTCACAGATGGAAAGATTAAGGAGTGCCGTAACAGCATGTTCTTGTGTGCGAGGGTCAAATGTGGAAAGGAGATTTATGAGGAGAGGGATGGCACCAGCCTCGGCGATGCAGACACGATTGTCCGCATTTCGCTTAGCGAGAAGACGTAGCTCACCTGCAGCAGATCGTTGGTCTTCAAGGATGCTAGAGGCTAGTTTGCGAATGAGGCTATCAATCATTGCGCGTTCCGCAGGGGAGCATAGGGAGACGGTCTTACTAGGCTGTGGGTTTCCTGGTCGTTTGGGTGCTTCAATGCCATTGGCCTCACACCATTGTGCAATGAGACTACGTAAAACATAGTTTGGTGTGAGAGCTGTGCTTGACAGGGTCTGTTGTGTCTTTGGACATGTTCCATGCCCTGCGTCAATCCATTTCTCAATACATTGTCGTTCATAGGTCTGCATTACATGTGAACTATGTCAACGTCAAAACTTGGATGCAAAATCTTGAAATTCTTTAAATTTGAACTAaggtgaagaatcaaaataagaATCATAAGACAGACATTTACGGTAAATGATTTACCTGTCCTGTGGATACGATAACTGGATCTTTCATTAACTCCAAGGATATTGGACAGCGGAAATCATCAGGTATAGTTATAGATTTGGGACTATCATCATTACCAGAGACCTGTTCGCTGAGGCCTGATAGATGAGAATTTTCAATTGCTGGGATATCTATTTCAGGATTATCAGTTTGAATAAAATCCTTAATTCTTTTCAGTAGCATCGACATTTTTTCTATGCTCTCCTCAGGATCTCCACCACTGGCAACAACCATTTCATGTAAAGCGAGGGACTCGTGTGTGAGGTCAGATATGCCCATCAACTGTAACCTTTCAGCTAATCTCCTTAAAACATCTGGATCAGTAACTCCATCATTGCTCTGCTTGTAAACAGCTAACAAATCCTCGTACAGCTCAGCATCTGGAGTATCAAGCCGTACTTTAGCCCTTTTAAACTGAGAAATGACAAGCTCAACCTGTACATGACAAGAATTATAGAAACTTCAAGAGAAATAAGAATGTTGAACGTAGGCGCTAGTAACGACTTGCACCTTCGAGGTTTTTAGTTacaaagaacaaaaagaagtAGTGAAAAAAATCAGATAAAAAATGTTGGAATATTCTTCAGTTAACAGTATAAAACAAGTCAACTAATTGGAAATGCAGTTGTTCTTGCTAATAAAAGCTATAACAGAACAAAGGCTTGTGATGGTCATGTTCTCTAGTGTATGTACAACCTTCCATAGCAGTTACAAAAACCTCCtcttagaataaaaaaaaatggatctTTACCTGCTCCCTAACTTCGTCTGATATGTCTAATTCATCGTATGATATTCCAGTCAAAGCTTGTTCCAGTTGTGCTGTTACTTCCTGGAATTTGTTCATTACTAGATCCCTCTCTAGCACC encodes the following:
- the LOC113309380 gene encoding U-box domain-containing protein 13-like; translation: MEEDKGILAQKLIDVVNEISAITDYRCAIKKQYCNLSRRLKLLIPMFEELKETKEDVPEEVIKSLISLQHALESAKELLKFGSEGSKIYLVLERDLVMNKFQEVTAQLEQALTGISYDELDISDEVREQVELVISQFKRAKVRLDTPDAELYEDLLAVYKQSNDGVTDPDVLRRLAERLQLMGISDLTHESLALHEMVVASGGDPEESIEKMSMLLKRIKDFIQTDNPEIDIPAIENSHLSGLSEQVSGNDDSPKSITIPDDFRCPISLELMKDPVIVSTGQTYERQCIEKWIDAGHGTCPKTQQTLSSTALTPNYVLRSLIAQWCEANGIEAPKRPGNPQPSKTVSLCSPAERAMIDSLIRKLASSILEDQRSAAGELRLLAKRNADNRVCIAEAGAIPLLINLLSTFDPRTQEHAVTALLNLSICEENKGSIVTSGALPGIVHVLKRGSMEARENAAATLFSLSVVDDNKVTIGGSGAIPALVILLSEGSQRGKKDAATALFNLCIYQGNKGRAVRAGLVPTLMKLLTEPEGVMVDEALAILAILSSHSEGKAAIGAAEAVPVLVDVIRNGSPRNKENAAAVLVHLSSGDQQKYLAETQELGIMEPLLDLVQNGTDRGKRKAGQLLERMNRFIEHQKQQLQAQKQSEPPEPQPPSSTSHDDS